The following coding sequences are from one Pirellulales bacterium window:
- a CDS encoding agmatine deiminase family protein, giving the protein MSENTPASLGYRMPAEWEPHVATWLSWPHNLESWPGAFETIPGVWADLVRTLVKFEPVRILAGGEAVLAQAGAMVGGIADVTIYDIPTNDAWARDHGPMFLTCANAVPPALVHWGYNAWGGKYPPFEKDVQVPVRIAQELGMKRFEPGIILEGGAIDVNGRGAILTTEQCLLNPNRNPHLSRSDVERYLADYGVGRHVIWLGEGIVGDDTDGHIDELARFVGPRTVLTAVEQDPADENYAALADNLHRLQSATDEEGRSLEVVQLPMPQAIYFDDRRLPASYTNFYIANGVVIVPQFGCPSDADAVATLAKLFPNHQVRGIRAVELAWGLGTFHCITQQQPRT; this is encoded by the coding sequence ATGTCTGAAAATACGCCTGCCTCGCTTGGTTATCGGATGCCGGCCGAATGGGAGCCGCATGTCGCGACATGGCTCTCTTGGCCCCACAACCTGGAAAGTTGGCCCGGTGCCTTCGAGACTATTCCGGGCGTGTGGGCCGATTTGGTGCGCACGCTAGTAAAGTTCGAGCCCGTGCGGATCCTAGCCGGGGGCGAGGCCGTGCTGGCGCAAGCTGGCGCGATGGTGGGCGGCATTGCCGACGTGACGATCTACGACATCCCGACCAACGACGCCTGGGCGCGCGACCACGGCCCCATGTTTCTCACCTGCGCGAACGCGGTGCCGCCGGCGCTTGTACACTGGGGCTACAACGCCTGGGGTGGCAAGTACCCCCCCTTCGAGAAAGACGTGCAAGTGCCAGTCCGGATTGCTCAAGAACTGGGCATGAAGCGCTTCGAGCCAGGCATCATTTTGGAGGGAGGCGCGATCGATGTGAACGGGCGCGGCGCGATCCTGACCACCGAGCAGTGCCTGTTGAATCCAAATCGCAATCCCCATCTGTCGCGCAGCGATGTCGAACGCTACCTGGCCGATTACGGAGTCGGCCGACACGTCATCTGGCTGGGCGAAGGGATCGTCGGCGACGACACCGACGGTCATATCGATGAACTGGCCCGCTTCGTCGGTCCCCGCACGGTTTTGACTGCCGTGGAACAGGACCCCGCCGACGAGAACTATGCGGCACTTGCCGACAATCTGCACCGGCTGCAATCTGCCACCGACGAAGAGGGACGGTCACTCGAGGTGGTGCAGCTGCCCATGCCGCAGGCAATTTATTTTGACGATCGCCGCCTGCCGGCCAGCTACACCAACTTTTATATTGCCAACGGCGTTGTGATCGTGCCGCAGTTTGGCTGCCCGTCCGACGCAGATGCCGTCGCCACACTCGCGAAACTTTTTCCCAATCACCAGGTGCGGGGAATTCGGGCCGTAGAACTGGCCTGGGGGCTGGGGACGTTCCATTGCATTACACAACAGCAGCCGCGCACATAA
- a CDS encoding alpha/beta fold hydrolase, giving the protein MRQININGATLNVFERGAGPTLLLIHGFPLNHTMWVSQLESLGGNNRLIAPDLRGFGRSTFAAAAAAGETVTMEQFADDLASMLDQLALRQPVCLCGLSMGGYIAMAFLRKYRDRVRSLILCDTRSVADSPEAAAGRRQMADKVLVAGSAMVADAMLPKLLHPRTAADRPQLAQAVRTMILETDPRGIAAAQRGMAVRPDCTDLLPTIGVRTLVLVGQEDAISPVEEMRKLAGAIPGAEFQVVPDAGHMAPLENPDFVNAAIASFLANELHAR; this is encoded by the coding sequence ATGCGGCAAATCAACATTAATGGCGCAACGTTGAACGTGTTTGAACGCGGCGCCGGACCCACGCTGCTGCTCATTCATGGATTTCCGCTGAACCACACGATGTGGGTTAGCCAGTTGGAATCGCTCGGCGGTAATAATCGTTTGATCGCGCCCGATCTGCGCGGATTCGGCCGCAGCACATTTGCCGCCGCTGCTGCGGCCGGCGAGACTGTGACGATGGAGCAATTCGCCGACGATTTGGCGAGCATGCTCGATCAATTGGCCCTGCGGCAGCCCGTCTGCCTGTGCGGGCTGTCGATGGGAGGTTACATTGCGATGGCCTTCCTGCGTAAATATCGCGATCGCGTCCGGTCGCTCATTCTGTGCGATACCCGTAGCGTGGCGGATTCTCCCGAGGCAGCCGCAGGCCGGCGACAAATGGCCGACAAGGTGCTGGTCGCAGGGTCGGCGATGGTGGCCGACGCCATGCTCCCCAAGTTGTTGCATCCGCGTACCGCGGCAGACCGTCCGCAGTTGGCGCAGGCCGTGCGGACGATGATCCTGGAGACCGATCCGCGCGGCATCGCCGCGGCGCAGCGCGGAATGGCCGTCCGGCCAGACTGCACCGACCTGCTGCCCACGATCGGCGTGCGAACACTGGTGCTGGTCGGCCAGGAGGACGCCATCAGCCCGGTCGAAGAGATGCGCAAGCTGGCCGGCGCCATTCCGGGCGCCGAGTTCCAGGTCGTTCCCGATGCGGGGCACATGGCGCCGCTCGAGAATCCGGACTTTGTGAACGCCGCCATCGCCTCGTTCCTGGCCAACGAGTTGCACGCGCGGTAA
- a CDS encoding redoxin domain-containing protein produces the protein MIYAKLVVRSPVAVSLFVILLALAGCADEKRTPTGKAAGNAVTVNDVGAVQAESPAAVGQESAAAPVEIVVVDKAAFQKAIEAHRGKVVLVDYWATWCAPCVKQFPHTVELWRKHRDEGLVVIALSLDEPDEIDGVRKFLADKDATFENLISNIGSSEMAADEFDFDGALPHYVVYDREGKLAARLSPSDPTINFRQDLIDEAVEQQLAAPPAR, from the coding sequence ATGATCTACGCAAAACTAGTTGTTCGTTCCCCGGTTGCGGTCTCGCTCTTCGTGATCTTGCTGGCGCTGGCCGGCTGTGCTGACGAGAAGCGCACGCCTACCGGCAAGGCTGCGGGCAATGCTGTCACGGTGAACGACGTCGGTGCCGTGCAGGCGGAAAGTCCCGCCGCCGTTGGTCAAGAGTCGGCCGCCGCGCCCGTCGAGATCGTGGTCGTCGACAAGGCAGCATTCCAAAAGGCCATCGAGGCGCATCGTGGCAAGGTCGTGCTGGTCGATTATTGGGCCACCTGGTGCGCGCCATGTGTCAAACAATTTCCCCATACCGTCGAACTGTGGCGCAAGCACCGTGACGAGGGGTTGGTCGTGATCGCGCTCAGCCTCGACGAGCCGGACGAAATCGATGGCGTGCGAAAGTTTCTCGCGGACAAGGATGCCACCTTCGAGAATCTGATCAGCAACATTGGGTCCAGCGAGATGGCGGCCGACGAGTTTGATTTCGATGGCGCCCTGCCACATTACGTTGTCTACGATCGCGAGGGGAAGCTGGCAGCGCGGCTTTCCCCGTCCGATCCCACCATCAATTTCCGCCAGGATTTGATCGATGAGGCCGTCGAGCAGCAACTCGCGGCTCCCCCCGCCCGCTGA
- a CDS encoding thioredoxin family protein, producing MLKNSATGLVIVSLAASLAFAGKFNKVLSVGSPAPDWANVQGTDDKQHSLSDYKDAKVVVVIFTCNHCPVAQQYEERLIQLQNEFKNRDVQLIALSVSQGAEDNLAAMKAHAQERKFNFPYLSDLTQLSGRAYGAQKTPEAFVLDRDRKVVYIGGVDDSWADATAVKKTYLRDAIEAALDGRSPAVPETRPLGCGIEYQ from the coding sequence ATGCTTAAGAATTCGGCGACTGGTCTTGTGATCGTATCGCTGGCGGCCAGCTTGGCCTTTGCCGGCAAATTCAACAAGGTACTCAGCGTCGGCAGCCCCGCGCCTGACTGGGCCAATGTTCAAGGTACCGACGACAAGCAGCACAGCCTGAGCGATTACAAAGATGCCAAGGTGGTGGTCGTCATCTTTACCTGCAACCACTGCCCCGTCGCACAACAGTACGAAGAGCGGCTGATCCAATTGCAGAACGAATTCAAGAATCGAGACGTGCAATTGATCGCCCTCAGCGTCAGCCAGGGTGCAGAGGACAATCTCGCGGCCATGAAGGCCCATGCACAGGAAAGAAAGTTCAATTTCCCATATCTGTCGGACCTCACGCAGTTGTCGGGCAGGGCCTACGGCGCCCAGAAGACGCCCGAGGCGTTCGTCCTCGATCGTGATCGCAAGGTCGTGTACATCGGCGGAGTCGACGATAGCTGGGCCGACGCGACGGCCGTCAAGAAGACCTATCTACGCGATGCCATCGAGGCCGCGCTGGATGGGCGTTCGCCTGCGGTGCCAGAAACCCGTCCCCTCGGCTGCGGCATCGAATACCAATGA